The Aeromicrobium senzhongii genome includes a window with the following:
- a CDS encoding glutaminase, with product MRSLIPDYLAEALADVEADVSGEPAGYIPELAAADPDRLGAVFATLDGTIYGAGDIDTEFTIQSISKPFAYALALADRGFDAVLAKVGVEPSGEAFNEISLEDETGRPRNPMINAGAITTHSLVGSPDLDPARRVTRVVEGLSAFAGRPLSVDEAVCASEMEEAWRNLAIANMLRSHRILTEDPRAVVDGYVRQCSVLVTARDLGIMAATLANRGVNPLSGEQVVAEPVVRQVLSVMATCGMYDAAGDWATQVGIPAKSGVAGGLIGALPGQLGIATFSPRLDVHGNSVRGVSLFERFSSDAGMHVMAAPPSAPSVVRSHRAMGTGADAVRVIQLQGGIRFAGAERIVREVADQVFPETTVALDLTLVHSIDDVARRMILEVARRLTLDGHDVHLVDPDSILPDPDPGEGGRVTVTDALAGPISPGRTPARR from the coding sequence ATGCGCTCGCTGATCCCCGACTACCTGGCCGAGGCGCTCGCCGACGTCGAGGCCGACGTCTCAGGAGAGCCCGCGGGGTACATCCCCGAGCTCGCGGCAGCCGATCCCGACCGCCTCGGCGCGGTCTTCGCCACGCTCGACGGCACGATCTACGGTGCCGGCGACATCGACACCGAGTTCACGATCCAGTCGATCTCCAAGCCGTTCGCCTACGCGCTGGCCCTGGCCGACCGCGGCTTCGACGCGGTGCTGGCCAAGGTCGGCGTGGAGCCGTCCGGCGAGGCGTTCAACGAGATCTCCCTCGAGGACGAGACCGGGCGCCCGCGCAATCCGATGATCAACGCCGGCGCGATCACGACGCACTCGCTGGTCGGCTCGCCCGACCTGGACCCGGCACGGCGGGTGACGCGGGTGGTCGAGGGCCTGTCCGCCTTCGCCGGCCGGCCCCTGTCGGTCGACGAGGCGGTGTGCGCGTCGGAGATGGAGGAGGCCTGGCGCAATCTGGCGATCGCGAACATGCTGCGCAGTCACCGCATCCTCACCGAGGATCCCCGAGCCGTGGTCGACGGGTACGTCCGCCAGTGCTCCGTGCTCGTCACCGCGCGGGACCTGGGCATCATGGCCGCCACGTTGGCCAACCGCGGCGTGAACCCGCTGTCGGGCGAGCAGGTGGTCGCCGAGCCCGTCGTGCGCCAGGTGCTGAGCGTCATGGCCACCTGCGGGATGTACGACGCGGCGGGCGACTGGGCCACCCAGGTGGGCATCCCGGCCAAGAGCGGTGTGGCCGGAGGCCTGATCGGCGCCCTGCCCGGCCAACTCGGGATCGCGACCTTCTCCCCCCGGCTGGACGTCCATGGCAACAGCGTGCGCGGGGTGTCGCTGTTCGAGCGCTTCTCGTCCGACGCCGGCATGCACGTGATGGCGGCGCCGCCGTCCGCTCCGTCGGTCGTGCGCTCCCATCGCGCCATGGGCACCGGCGCCGATGCCGTTCGCGTGATCCAGCTGCAGGGCGGGATCCGCTTCGCCGGTGCCGAGCGGATCGTGCGCGAAGTGGCGGACCAGGTGTTCCCCGAGACCACCGTCGCACTGGACCTCACGCTGGTCCATTCGATCGACGACGTGGCACGGCGCATGATCCTGGAGGTCGCGCGGCGCCTCACGCTGGACGGTCACGACGTCCACCTCGTCGACCCCGACTCGATCCTGCCGGACCCCGACCCGGGCGAGGGCGGCCGTGTCACGGTGACGGACGCCCTCGCCGGCCCGATCAGCCCAGGAAGGACACCAGCGCGGCGTTGA
- a CDS encoding alpha/beta fold hydrolase: MGFITVGTENSTPIELYYEDQGTGQPVVLIHGYPLNGHSWERQTRVLLEAGYRVITYDRRGFGQSSKVGSGYDYDTFAADLHVVLRALDLRDVVLVGFSMGTGELARYVSTYGPDRVAKLAFLASLEPYLVEADDNAGGVPRKVFDEIELAAKSDRYAWYTEFFSDFYNLAETFGSRISQEAVTASWNVAVSSAPVASYAVVSSWIEDFREDVDAVRRSGLPALILHGTADNILPIDATARRFRQLLPDAEYLEIEGAPHGLLWTHADEVNAALVSFLG; encoded by the coding sequence ATGGGATTCATCACCGTCGGCACCGAGAACAGCACGCCGATCGAGCTCTACTACGAGGACCAGGGGACGGGGCAGCCCGTCGTGCTCATCCACGGCTACCCGCTGAACGGGCACAGCTGGGAGCGCCAGACCCGGGTGCTGCTCGAGGCGGGGTACCGGGTCATCACCTACGACCGCCGCGGCTTCGGGCAGTCGTCCAAGGTCGGATCGGGCTATGACTACGACACCTTCGCCGCCGACCTGCACGTCGTCCTGCGAGCACTCGACCTGCGCGACGTCGTCCTGGTCGGCTTCTCGATGGGTACGGGCGAACTGGCCCGCTACGTGTCGACGTACGGGCCCGACCGGGTCGCGAAGCTCGCCTTCCTCGCCTCCTTGGAGCCCTACCTGGTCGAGGCCGACGACAACGCCGGGGGCGTGCCCCGCAAGGTCTTCGACGAGATCGAGCTGGCCGCGAAGAGCGACCGCTACGCCTGGTACACGGAGTTCTTCTCCGACTTCTACAACCTCGCCGAGACCTTCGGCAGCCGGATCAGCCAGGAGGCCGTGACCGCCAGCTGGAACGTCGCCGTCTCGAGCGCCCCGGTGGCCTCGTACGCGGTCGTGTCGTCGTGGATCGAGGACTTCCGGGAGGACGTCGACGCGGTCAGGCGCAGCGGCCTGCCGGCGCTGATCCTGCACGGCACCGCGGACAACATCCTGCCCATCGACGCGACGGCGCGCCGGTTCCGCCAGCTGCTCCCGGACGCCGAGTACCTCGAGATCGAGGGCGCGCCCCACGGGCTGCTCTGGACCCACGCCGACGAGGTCAACGCCGCGCTGGTGTCCTTCCTGGGCTGA
- a CDS encoding protein kinase domain-containing protein, protein MSPTRVLDGRYEMGGVIGHGGMAAVHCGRDIPSGDCVAIKVLRPDLAEDPRFRSRFRSEAETMAGLDHPAIVSIVGTGYDGGEDAADAARVPFIVMEHVAGRSLRELMRAGGVTVEQAIEYLVGVLTALEFSHRAGVVHCDIKPANVMVTPEGAVKLVDFGIARASGERADAITQTLQFLGTPGYLSPEQVRGEPLDAASDLYSAGCLLHELLTGRPPFTGDPISVAYQHVHEEPPAAGTSVPGLDAVLARALAKTRGDRFPSARAFRDALLATTAPQFTE, encoded by the coding sequence ATGAGTCCCACCCGCGTCCTCGACGGCCGCTACGAGATGGGGGGCGTCATCGGTCACGGTGGCATGGCAGCCGTCCACTGCGGTCGTGACATCCCCTCGGGCGACTGCGTCGCCATCAAGGTGCTCCGTCCGGACCTCGCCGAGGATCCGCGCTTCCGTTCCCGGTTCCGCAGCGAGGCCGAGACCATGGCCGGGCTGGACCATCCTGCGATCGTCTCGATCGTGGGCACCGGCTACGACGGAGGTGAGGACGCGGCGGACGCGGCACGAGTGCCGTTCATCGTCATGGAGCACGTCGCCGGCCGGTCCCTGCGCGAACTGATGCGGGCCGGCGGCGTGACCGTCGAGCAGGCGATCGAGTACCTGGTCGGGGTCCTCACGGCCTTGGAGTTCAGCCATCGGGCCGGTGTCGTCCACTGCGACATCAAGCCGGCCAACGTGATGGTCACGCCCGAAGGCGCCGTCAAGCTCGTGGACTTCGGGATCGCGCGGGCCAGTGGGGAACGGGCCGATGCGATCACCCAGACCTTGCAGTTCCTCGGAACGCCCGGCTACCTGTCGCCGGAGCAGGTCCGGGGCGAGCCCTTGGACGCCGCCAGCGACCTGTATTCGGCGGGATGCCTGCTCCACGAGCTGCTGACCGGTCGGCCGCCCTTCACCGGTGATCCGATCTCGGTCGCCTACCAACACGTCCACGAGGAGCCACCGGCGGCCGGCACGTCCGTCCCCGGCCTCGATGCCGTGCTCGCGAGGGCACTGGCCAAGACCCGCGGGGATCGATTCCCGAGCGCGCGAGCGTTCCGCGACGCCCTGCTGGCCACCACCGCACCGCAGTTCACCGAATGA
- a CDS encoding ABC transporter permease — translation MTDTTRHGAMNRTTGVVGIARSELVQVFRNRLVLVSGLVIPVAVSATFVYQHETLADQASLGYIAAIMLFIVMAFGLYTTAVTTLASRRQNLFLKRLRSTAVGDVEILIGLLLPLTAIALVQTVVILAVLAAVAGPPADVAVLAVAILVLTAMMIALALATTGLTNSPEHAQVTTLPISLLLIGVASWVGLTGTSELTTIKQLLPGGAVTELVMGAWNGGLPLTDALQLLLRSVGWVVVAVVAAGRFFRWEPRR, via the coding sequence ATGACTGACACGACCCGGCACGGTGCCATGAACCGGACCACGGGCGTGGTGGGGATCGCCCGCAGTGAGTTGGTCCAGGTCTTCCGGAACCGGCTGGTCCTGGTCTCGGGCCTGGTCATCCCGGTGGCGGTGAGCGCCACGTTCGTCTACCAGCACGAGACCCTCGCCGACCAGGCCAGCCTCGGGTACATCGCCGCGATCATGCTGTTCATCGTGATGGCCTTCGGGCTCTACACGACCGCGGTGACGACGTTGGCGTCGCGGCGACAGAACCTGTTCCTCAAGCGGCTGCGCTCCACCGCCGTCGGTGACGTCGAGATCCTCATCGGGTTGCTCCTGCCGCTCACCGCCATCGCACTGGTCCAGACGGTCGTGATCCTGGCGGTGCTCGCCGCGGTGGCCGGTCCGCCGGCCGACGTCGCGGTCCTCGCCGTGGCGATCCTGGTCCTGACCGCCATGATGATCGCCCTCGCGCTGGCGACCACCGGACTGACGAACTCGCCGGAGCACGCGCAGGTGACCACCCTGCCGATCAGCCTGCTGCTGATCGGGGTCGCCAGTTGGGTCGGCCTGACGGGCACGAGCGAATTGACCACGATCAAGCAACTGCTCCCGGGCGGCGCGGTCACCGAGTTGGTCATGGGCGCCTGGAACGGTGGTCTCCCGCTGACCGACGCACTGCAGCTGTTGCTCCGGAGCGTGGGCTGGGTGGTCGTGGCCGTCGTCGCGGCGGGCCGGTTCTTCCGCTGGGAGCCGCGGCGATGA
- a CDS encoding ABC transporter ATP-binding protein yields MAISPVVVVDDLSVTYDDFPAVKSLSLQVERGEFYALLGTNGAGKTSTLEVMEGHRQPSSGSVRIFGESPTNRREVRPRTGIMLQESGFSPDLSVRESVGLIGSLSGRRDDVARVLDISGLAHRAATRVSQLSGGEKRRLDFATAVYGGPELVILDEPTTGLDIQSRDALWDAVDRLRDRGSTIVLTTHYLEEAQQRADRIGIMHQGTLREEGTVAELTQALPSVISFSLPPGIPEPPIDTVRVGGGFHVETFALQKDLYLLLAWAEDAGVELQDLQAAPTRLDDVFRVISHD; encoded by the coding sequence ATGGCCATCAGCCCAGTAGTCGTCGTCGACGACCTGTCCGTCACCTACGACGACTTCCCCGCCGTCAAGAGCCTCTCGTTGCAGGTCGAGCGGGGCGAGTTCTACGCCCTTCTCGGCACCAACGGGGCAGGGAAGACCTCGACCCTCGAGGTCATGGAAGGCCACCGCCAGCCGTCGTCCGGCAGCGTGCGGATCTTCGGTGAGAGCCCGACGAACCGGCGAGAGGTGCGCCCGCGAACCGGGATCATGCTCCAGGAGAGCGGCTTCTCGCCCGACCTGTCCGTGCGGGAGTCGGTGGGGCTGATCGGCTCGCTGAGTGGTCGGCGTGACGACGTCGCACGGGTCCTGGACATCTCCGGTCTCGCGCACCGGGCCGCCACCCGGGTGTCCCAGCTCTCGGGCGGCGAGAAGCGCCGGCTGGACTTCGCCACCGCCGTGTACGGGGGACCCGAGCTGGTCATCCTGGACGAGCCGACGACGGGTCTGGACATCCAGTCGCGTGACGCACTCTGGGACGCGGTGGATCGATTGCGCGACCGGGGATCCACGATCGTGCTCACCACCCATTACCTGGAGGAGGCACAGCAACGCGCCGACCGCATCGGCATCATGCACCAAGGCACGTTGCGCGAGGAGGGAACGGTCGCCGAGTTGACCCAGGCCCTGCCGTCGGTGATCAGCTTCTCGCTCCCACCCGGCATACCCGAGCCACCGATCGACACCGTGCGGGTCGGCGGTGGGTTCCACGTCGAGACCTTCGCCCTGCAGAAGGACCTGTACCTCCTGCTCGCCTGGGCCGAAGACGCCGGTGTGGAGCTGCAGGACCTGCAGGCCGCGCCGACGCGCCTCGACGACGTGTTCCGGGTGATCAGCCATGACTGA